AAATCTCAGGCTCCGAAAACTCTCTTCTAAGAGAAATAGAAGGAGGGGTTGGTTTAGAAACAGTCTCGGCAGCAGGCGGCAGCTCAGTCTTCTGGACTACCGCACGAGATGGCTCCGCCGAAACAACTTCAGCGAGCTGCGGCGCAGCAGAGAAGACCTCTAACTCGTAAACCGGCTCACCCCGGCGATACAAGTCGTATACGCCCAGATCACGAAAATATTCGAGATAAGCGCGTAGCTGCTCTGCTTCTCCTGCCATAGTTCTATGCTATCGCGTGGATGGGCGGAAATTAGTGTAAAGAGGGATCTGTACCTGGACGCTGAGGCAGAACGTATTTGACATAGCCCTGCTTGATCTCGTCCTGCGCGACGCGACACGCCTTGGTAGATTTCGCCACAATCAGCGGAGGCGCACCGGACTGCAACTGACGGGCTCTGCGGGCTGCGCCTTTAACCAGGCTGTACTTGTTGTGCAATGTACTCTCGTTCATGAGAAAGCCTCCCTCGTTGGTCTTGAATGTACCGCAGACCGGGAAAATGTACATCACAAATTAACATTAACGGTGGAAATCTGGCCTTTATCTCCGAATGCCTCAAGAACGGCGCTTAGCTTTGGTGAAGCAGTATCGGTTCTGCATGTCTTCGCCAAGTCGTCGAATTCCTGCTCGCCACGTTCGGAAAGCACAATCGCTCGCAACTCCGCTACAGCATTTTCCAGAACGTCATTGACCAGAGCATACTTGTACTCCCACACCTTGGTCATCTCGCCTTTGGCCGCGGCTAGTCGTTTCTGGATGATCGCCTCGTCGGTGACTTTTTCGGCAGCGCTTCGATTCTTCAACCGCTGCTCCAGAATCTGAGGGCTGGGGGGCAGAATGAAGATGGAAACGGCCTTTGGCATCTTTTTCATCACCTGCAGAGCGCCCTGCACATCGATATCAAGCAGAAGGTCTTTTCCCAGATCCTTGGCATGACGAAGTGCAGAGATTGCAGTGCCATAGTAGTTGCCGAAGACCTCCGCCCACTCCAGGAAGTCGTCGGCTGCAATCATGCGCTCAAACTCTTCCCGAGTCGTGAAGTAGTACTCGCGCCCATTCTCCTCCGAACCTCGAGGAGCCCGTGTCGTGTAAGAGATCGAAAACTCCAGCCCTTCCACCAGGGTTCGAAGCTGGCTGACCAGCGTCGATTTTCCCGATCCGGAAGGCGCTGAGATAATAAACAGAATTCCTGCCATCTGCTCCCTGGTTTCAGTTCGTTGAATACTGTCAGTGTAATCGCAGCTTATTCCAGATTCTGCACCTGTTCGCGCGCCTTTTCGATCTCGGCCTTGATCTCGAGTCCCAACTCCGTCATCCGAAGGCTGTTCTCTCCCGAAGCCGCACTGGTCTTCGAAAGCATCGTATTGGCCTCCCGATTCAACTCCTGGAGAAGAAAATCCGTTCGTTTGCCCAGTTCACCGCCCTGGTCCAGCATCGCAAGAAAGCGATCAACGTGCGTCCGCAAACGGACAATCTCTTCTTCGATATCGCTCTTCTCCGCCAGGACCGCCGCTTCGGAGAGCAACCGCTCTTCACTTACAGACACGCCCTCCGTCAGCTCCGCCAATCGTAT
This portion of the Edaphobacter sp. 4G125 genome encodes:
- the gmk gene encoding guanylate kinase, with the translated sequence MAGILFIISAPSGSGKSTLVSQLRTLVEGLEFSISYTTRAPRGSEENGREYYFTTREEFERMIAADDFLEWAEVFGNYYGTAISALRHAKDLGKDLLLDIDVQGALQVMKKMPKAVSIFILPPSPQILEQRLKNRSAAEKVTDEAIIQKRLAAAKGEMTKVWEYKYALVNDVLENAVAELRAIVLSERGEQEFDDLAKTCRTDTASPKLSAVLEAFGDKGQISTVNVNL
- the rpoZ gene encoding DNA-directed RNA polymerase subunit omega, whose protein sequence is MNESTLHNKYSLVKGAARRARQLQSGAPPLIVAKSTKACRVAQDEIKQGYVKYVLPQRPGTDPSLH